In the Kribbella sp. NBC_00482 genome, one interval contains:
- a CDS encoding helix-turn-helix domain-containing protein, producing MTFPQWRTQLRLHEALRLLAEGASVTQVAHRCGWASTSAFIDTFRRAFGHTPGSRRA from the coding sequence ATGACGTTCCCGCAGTGGCGCACACAGCTCAGATTGCATGAGGCGTTGAGGCTTCTAGCGGAGGGAGCTTCTGTGACTCAGGTAGCGCACCGGTGCGGCTGGGCGTCGACCAGTGCGTTCATTGACACCTTCAGGCGCGCCTTCGGTCACACGCCCGGTTCACGCAGAGCCTGA
- a CDS encoding acyl-CoA dehydrogenase family protein produces MSFTESEERSELRKVVSELGEKYGYEWFNRQARTGGHTTELWLEAGKLGFLGVNLPEQYGGGGGGMADLSIVLEELGAAGCPLLMMVVSPSICGTVISRFGTDEQKQQWLPGLADGTTIMAFAITEPDAGSNSHQITTTARRTDDGWSLTGRKVFISGLDVAKAILVVGRTEDARTGKLKPALFIVPIDAPGVEFRQIEMDLISPDKQYALFLDDVQLPREALVGSEDAALMQLFAGLNPERIMASAFAVGIARHALDKATAYVKERQVWKAPLGAHQGLAHPLAQIKIELELARLMMQKAAALYDAGEDLAAGEAANMAKYAAGEVAVRATDQAVQSLGGNGMTVEYGVASLVAASRATRIAPVSREMILNFVAQHSLGLPKSY; encoded by the coding sequence ATGAGTTTCACCGAGTCCGAAGAGCGTAGCGAGCTGCGGAAGGTCGTCAGCGAGCTCGGCGAGAAGTACGGCTACGAGTGGTTCAACCGGCAGGCTCGTACAGGCGGTCACACCACCGAGCTGTGGCTGGAGGCCGGGAAGCTCGGGTTCCTCGGTGTGAACCTCCCCGAGCAGTACGGCGGCGGAGGCGGCGGCATGGCCGACCTGTCGATCGTCCTCGAGGAGCTCGGCGCGGCGGGCTGCCCGCTGCTGATGATGGTCGTCTCACCGTCGATCTGCGGCACCGTGATCTCGCGTTTCGGCACCGACGAGCAGAAACAGCAGTGGCTCCCCGGTCTCGCCGACGGTACGACGATCATGGCGTTCGCGATCACCGAACCCGATGCCGGCTCGAACTCGCACCAGATCACCACCACGGCCCGCCGTACCGACGACGGCTGGTCGCTGACCGGGCGCAAGGTGTTCATCTCCGGACTCGACGTCGCCAAGGCGATCCTGGTCGTCGGACGCACCGAGGACGCCCGCACCGGGAAGCTCAAGCCGGCGCTCTTCATCGTGCCGATCGACGCGCCGGGCGTGGAGTTCCGGCAGATCGAGATGGACCTGATCAGCCCGGACAAGCAGTACGCGTTGTTCCTGGACGACGTACAGCTGCCGCGTGAAGCGCTCGTCGGGTCCGAGGACGCGGCACTGATGCAGTTGTTCGCCGGCCTCAACCCGGAGCGGATCATGGCGTCCGCGTTCGCGGTCGGCATCGCGCGGCACGCTCTGGACAAGGCCACGGCGTACGTCAAGGAACGGCAGGTCTGGAAGGCGCCGCTCGGCGCGCACCAGGGACTCGCGCACCCGCTCGCGCAGATCAAGATCGAGCTCGAACTGGCCCGCCTGATGATGCAGAAGGCTGCGGCGCTGTACGACGCGGGCGAGGATCTCGCGGCGGGTGAGGCGGCCAACATGGCGAAGTACGCGGCGGGCGAGGTCGCCGTCCGTGCCACCGACCAGGCCGTGCAGTCCCTCGGCGGGAACGGCATGACGGTCGAGTACGGCGTGGCGTCGCTCGTCGCGGCGTCCCGCGCGACCCGGATCGCGCCGGTCAGCCGGGAGATGATCCTGAACTTCGTTGCACAGCACAGCCTCGGACTGCCTAAGTCGTACTAG
- a CDS encoding MDR family MFS transporter, producing MTTEHIDRTGVGLRSERGPILLAVMLSVGLVAIDATILATAVPSVVADLGGFTQFPWLFSIYLLAQAVSVPIYGKLADQRGRKPIMLLGVGLFLLGSVLCGFAWSMPALIAFRLIQGLGAGAIQPIGMTIVGDIYTVAERAKVQGYIASVWGISSFVGPTLGGVFSDFISWRWIFFVNIPLGMAAAWVLVRRFDEKVAEKTSHRIDYAGAILLAVGGSLLLLGLLEGGVMWAWDSPTSIVILAAAVVLLIAFVLVERRAAEPILPLWVLSQRVLNSANSAALLIGLLMIGLSTYVPLFAQSVLGTSALVAGFTLAAMTLGWPIAASLAGRIYLRVGFRTTMLMGSLIVVIGAGVLLTVNATSDVLHLAAACFIIGIGLGFSASPSVVAAQSSVAWQTRGVVTGANMFARSVGSAVGVAVFGAVANGVVAARLGDDHADLEKVPAGILAPAIHDVYYGAAAAAVLLVAAVLFMPNRITEHPVR from the coding sequence ATGACTACGGAACACATCGACCGGACGGGTGTGGGGCTTCGGTCGGAGCGAGGCCCGATCCTGCTCGCGGTGATGCTGAGCGTCGGGCTCGTCGCGATCGACGCGACGATCCTCGCCACCGCCGTACCGTCGGTCGTCGCCGACCTCGGCGGATTCACCCAGTTCCCCTGGCTGTTCTCGATCTACCTGCTCGCACAGGCCGTGTCGGTGCCGATCTACGGCAAGCTCGCCGACCAGCGCGGACGGAAGCCGATCATGCTGCTCGGCGTCGGGCTGTTCCTGCTCGGGTCGGTGCTGTGCGGGTTCGCCTGGAGCATGCCGGCGCTGATCGCGTTCCGGCTCATCCAGGGCCTCGGCGCGGGCGCGATCCAGCCGATCGGGATGACGATCGTCGGCGACATCTACACGGTCGCGGAGCGCGCCAAGGTGCAGGGCTACATCGCCAGCGTCTGGGGCATCTCGTCGTTCGTCGGCCCGACGCTCGGCGGCGTGTTCTCGGACTTCATCTCCTGGCGGTGGATCTTCTTCGTGAACATCCCGCTCGGGATGGCGGCCGCCTGGGTGCTGGTCCGCCGGTTCGACGAGAAGGTGGCGGAGAAGACCAGCCACCGGATCGACTACGCCGGCGCGATCCTGCTCGCGGTCGGCGGTTCGCTGCTGCTGCTCGGGTTGCTCGAGGGCGGCGTGATGTGGGCCTGGGACTCGCCGACGAGCATCGTGATCCTGGCCGCGGCCGTCGTACTGCTGATCGCGTTCGTGCTGGTCGAGCGGCGCGCGGCCGAGCCGATCCTGCCGCTGTGGGTGCTCAGCCAGCGGGTGCTGAACTCGGCGAACTCGGCGGCGTTGCTGATCGGTTTGCTGATGATCGGCCTGTCGACGTACGTGCCGCTGTTCGCCCAGAGCGTCCTCGGTACGTCGGCGCTCGTCGCCGGGTTCACGCTCGCCGCGATGACCCTTGGCTGGCCGATCGCGGCGTCCCTCGCCGGGCGGATCTACCTGCGCGTCGGCTTCCGTACGACGATGTTGATGGGCTCGCTGATCGTCGTCATCGGCGCCGGTGTGCTGCTCACGGTCAACGCCACGAGCGACGTACTGCACCTCGCTGCGGCCTGTTTCATCATCGGGATCGGGCTCGGGTTCTCCGCGTCACCGTCGGTCGTGGCGGCGCAGTCGTCGGTCGCGTGGCAGACGCGCGGTGTGGTGACCGGGGCGAACATGTTCGCCCGCTCGGTCGGCAGTGCGGTCGGTGTCGCGGTCTTCGGCGCCGTGGCGAACGGCGTCGTCGCTGCCCGCCTGGGAGACGACCACGCGGACCTGGAGAAAGTACCCGCCGGGATCCTGGCGCCCGCCATCCACGACGTCTACTACGGCGCCGCCGCAGCCGCCGTCCTCCTCGTCGCAGCCGTCCTCTTCATGCCCAACCGAATCACCGAACACCCGGTCCGCTAG
- a CDS encoding AMP-binding protein, translated as MIITSEFPPVEVLDVPIHDAVLGRAQEYGDRAAMVDGVTGKELSYAQLDHLTRRVAAGLAELGIRHGDVIALYSPNTILYPVVFYGATRAGATVTTVNALYTADELHKQLIDSKAKLLVTISLFLPVATAAIEGTAVEQILVCDQAEGYRSVQELFASTGPEPVVTIDPAVDVAVLPYSSGTTGAAKGVMLTHRNIATNISQAEVMITLAEEERIIAILPFFHIYGLSVLMNLPLRLGATVVVLPKFDLQQFLTTLDEQRITRAFVAPPIVLALAKHPAVDGVDLSALKHVTSAAAPLDGELAEACAKRLGLHAVLQAYGMTELSPGTHAVPQDDQDPPPGAVGKLFPSTEMRLVGADGNDADEGEIWIRGPQVMKGYLGRQAETDATIDADGWLHTGDIGRVDARGYLYVVDRVKELIKYHGYQVPPAELEAVLLTDDRIADAAVIGVNADGHEIPKAFVVPMPGVKLTADDVMEYVAARVAPYKKIRQVEFIDAVPKAASGKILRRELRAREAKRE; from the coding sequence ATGATCATCACCAGCGAATTCCCGCCTGTCGAGGTGCTCGACGTACCGATCCACGACGCCGTGCTCGGCAGAGCCCAGGAGTACGGCGACCGGGCGGCGATGGTCGACGGCGTGACCGGTAAAGAGCTGAGCTACGCCCAGCTGGACCACCTGACCCGGCGGGTCGCGGCCGGTCTGGCCGAGCTCGGTATCCGGCACGGCGACGTGATCGCGCTCTACAGCCCGAACACGATCCTGTATCCCGTGGTGTTCTACGGCGCCACCCGCGCCGGCGCGACCGTGACCACGGTGAACGCGCTCTACACCGCGGACGAGCTGCACAAGCAGTTGATCGACTCGAAGGCGAAATTGCTGGTGACGATCTCGCTGTTCCTGCCGGTCGCGACCGCGGCAATCGAGGGCACCGCGGTCGAGCAGATCCTCGTCTGCGACCAGGCCGAGGGGTACCGCTCAGTGCAGGAGCTGTTCGCGTCCACGGGTCCGGAGCCGGTCGTGACGATCGATCCGGCGGTGGACGTCGCGGTACTTCCGTACTCGAGCGGGACGACCGGGGCAGCTAAGGGCGTGATGCTGACGCACCGGAACATCGCGACGAACATCTCGCAGGCGGAGGTGATGATCACGCTCGCCGAGGAGGAGCGGATCATCGCGATCCTGCCGTTCTTCCACATCTACGGCCTGTCGGTGTTGATGAACCTGCCGCTGCGACTCGGCGCCACGGTCGTCGTGCTGCCGAAGTTCGACCTGCAGCAGTTCCTGACCACGCTCGACGAGCAGCGGATCACGCGGGCGTTCGTCGCGCCGCCGATCGTCCTGGCGCTGGCGAAGCATCCGGCCGTTGACGGGGTGGACCTGTCTGCTTTGAAGCACGTCACGTCCGCGGCGGCGCCGTTGGACGGTGAGCTGGCCGAGGCGTGTGCGAAGCGGCTCGGGTTGCACGCCGTACTGCAGGCCTACGGGATGACGGAGTTGTCGCCGGGCACACACGCCGTACCGCAGGACGACCAGGATCCGCCGCCGGGTGCGGTCGGGAAGCTGTTCCCGTCGACCGAGATGCGGCTGGTCGGGGCCGATGGCAACGATGCGGACGAGGGCGAGATCTGGATCCGCGGACCGCAGGTGATGAAGGGGTACCTCGGGCGGCAGGCGGAGACGGACGCGACGATCGACGCGGACGGCTGGCTGCACACCGGCGACATCGGGCGGGTGGACGCGCGCGGCTACCTGTATGTCGTGGACCGGGTGAAGGAGCTGATCAAGTACCACGGGTACCAGGTGCCGCCCGCGGAACTGGAGGCCGTGCTGCTCACCGACGACCGGATCGCGGACGCGGCGGTCATCGGGGTCAATGCGGACGGCCACGAAATACCGAAGGCGTTCGTGGTGCCCATGCCGGGAGTGAAGCTGACGGCGGACGACGTCATGGAGTACGTCGCCGCGCGGGTGGCGCCGTACAAGAAGATCCGGCAGGTGGAGTTCATCGACGCCGTACCGAAGGCTGCGTCGGGGAAGATCCTGCGGCGTGAGTTGCGGGCTCGTGAGGCCAAGCGTGAGTGA
- a CDS encoding TetR/AcrR family transcriptional regulator, producing the protein MSEVLKAPQQDRSRATRQRLLEASVESLAEVGYAATTVSVVAARAGVSRGAAQHHFPTRADLFAAAVEYMTEVRLAEIRAQAAALPSGAGRTEAIVGMLADVYTGPLFRAALHLWVAASTEEALRQQTVRLESHVGRQAHRALLEVLDISERTPGVRETVQGVLDMARGLGLADLLTDDSARRRGIVRQWSRILDQALREPGV; encoded by the coding sequence GTGAGTGAGGTTCTGAAGGCACCTCAGCAGGACCGGTCGCGGGCTACGCGGCAGAGGTTGCTGGAGGCCTCGGTCGAGTCGCTGGCCGAGGTCGGGTACGCCGCGACGACGGTGTCGGTCGTCGCGGCGCGGGCCGGGGTGTCGCGGGGTGCGGCGCAGCATCACTTCCCGACGCGGGCGGACCTGTTCGCGGCGGCGGTCGAGTACATGACCGAGGTACGGTTGGCGGAGATCCGTGCGCAGGCTGCCGCGTTGCCGAGCGGGGCTGGGCGTACTGAGGCGATCGTCGGGATGCTGGCGGACGTCTACACCGGGCCGCTGTTCCGGGCCGCACTGCACCTTTGGGTGGCGGCGTCGACGGAGGAGGCGTTGCGGCAGCAGACCGTGCGGCTGGAGTCACATGTCGGGCGGCAGGCGCACCGCGCGCTGCTGGAGGTGCTGGACATCAGTGAGCGGACTCCTGGAGTGCGGGAGACCGTGCAGGGGGTGCTGGACATGGCGCGTGGTCTTGGGTTGGCTGACCTGCTGACCGATGACAGTGCGCGGCGACGCGGCATCGTCCGCCAGTGGAGCCGAATCCTTGATCAGGCTCTGCGTGAACCGGGCGTGTGA
- a CDS encoding MarR family winged helix-turn-helix transcriptional regulator, which yields MDKTDPVAEVEAAMIAIRRRQTRRTFAVQSGGPDSVQEVLDAVEAADPAPLGVNGIATALGVDQPRASKLVAAAVTAGLLRREADQADGRRTNLALTPAGRAQLEAVHTHRRTHFATAMNDWTPEEQTAFATLLTRFVTALDR from the coding sequence AGGTCGAGGCGGCGATGATCGCGATCCGCCGGCGGCAAACCCGTCGTACCTTCGCCGTCCAGTCCGGCGGACCGGACTCGGTCCAAGAGGTCCTGGACGCCGTCGAGGCAGCCGACCCCGCTCCCCTCGGCGTGAACGGCATCGCCACCGCCTTGGGCGTAGACCAGCCCCGCGCCAGCAAGCTGGTCGCCGCCGCAGTCACCGCAGGCCTCCTCCGCCGAGAAGCGGACCAGGCAGACGGCCGCCGCACCAACCTGGCCCTCACCCCCGCAGGCAGAGCCCAACTAGAAGCAGTCCACACCCACCGCCGCACCCACTTCGCCACCGCGATGAACGACTGGACCCCCGAAGAACAAACCGCCTTCGCAACCCTCCTGACCCGCTTCGTAACCGCCCTGGACCGCTAG
- a CDS encoding GNAT family N-acetyltransferase translates to MRAVDCVGALIRDSGHRVYLQRRTAGRRLLPGIWDIVGGHLEAGETPEEALAREVEEETGWKVRDIVWTVADWEWEWEGRVRREVDYLVTVDGDLTRPRLEAGKHDASAWAGPGDLDLLMVNRTDGDRRLRDLVAHVVRTRFTDRLRLEPITGPNGVLPGHEADLVRLYADPWVARWYDGSCSLEEAAARAAEQQAGWERDSVCKWIAYERSSGELAGRGGMSRIPAGTPTAEAIAALVGPEWTGLELGWALVESARGRGLATEIGRAGLDYAFTTLNATSVIALTEQVNTASQAVMKRLGMQYAGEIHAEGWSAGKPDVQPDAPFAVYVANWDGRFVGA, encoded by the coding sequence ATGCGTGCGGTCGACTGTGTTGGGGCATTGATCCGGGACTCCGGGCATCGCGTCTATCTGCAGCGGCGTACGGCGGGGCGGCGGTTGTTGCCGGGGATCTGGGACATCGTCGGTGGGCATCTGGAGGCGGGGGAGACGCCTGAGGAGGCGCTGGCGCGGGAGGTCGAGGAGGAGACCGGCTGGAAGGTGCGCGACATCGTCTGGACTGTCGCCGACTGGGAATGGGAGTGGGAGGGTCGGGTACGGCGGGAGGTCGACTACCTCGTCACCGTCGACGGAGACCTGACCCGACCGCGCCTCGAGGCCGGCAAGCACGATGCGTCCGCTTGGGCCGGACCGGGCGACCTTGACCTGCTCATGGTGAACCGGACCGACGGCGACCGGCGGCTGCGGGACCTGGTGGCTCATGTGGTCCGGACGCGGTTCACAGACCGCCTCCGGCTGGAGCCGATCACTGGTCCGAACGGTGTGCTGCCCGGACATGAGGCGGACCTGGTGCGGCTGTACGCGGACCCGTGGGTGGCTCGGTGGTACGACGGGTCGTGTTCACTGGAGGAGGCAGCCGCGCGAGCCGCCGAACAGCAGGCGGGCTGGGAGCGGGACTCGGTGTGCAAGTGGATCGCGTACGAGCGGTCGAGCGGCGAGCTGGCCGGACGGGGCGGAATGTCCCGGATCCCCGCCGGTACGCCGACCGCCGAGGCCATCGCCGCGCTGGTGGGACCCGAATGGACAGGCCTCGAACTCGGCTGGGCCCTCGTCGAGTCGGCCCGCGGCCGCGGCCTCGCCACCGAGATCGGCCGCGCCGGCCTCGACTACGCCTTCACCACCCTGAACGCCACGTCCGTGATCGCGTTGACGGAACAGGTCAACACCGCGTCCCAGGCCGTGATGAAGCGCCTAGGCATGCAGTACGCCGGGGAGATCCACGCAGAAGGCTGGTCCGCCGGCAAACCCGACGTACAGCCCGACGCACCCTTCGCGGTCTACGTAGCCAATTGGGATGGTCGGTTCGTGGGCGCGTGA
- a CDS encoding NACHT domain-containing protein, with amino-acid sequence MRALLRGVVLVVTVSLALVLLPIAINVGTGGTAPAFLEPYVGWVWPAIGVLWVVAVLTALFEVRDRRLPTISNRGADQPRNRPNALARIDRYFSERRAGSLAERTRVALALDEHPGVVVRPYDLFVQPLDSAPRRVPNEADIAGVFDELQDSMLILGAPGAGKTTLLLDLARNLAKQAHANKDQPIPVLVDLAGWTAQSSHQNDDEPSDSPLVAGFVRWLLYELNDRYGIPPAVGRTWLSNGELTLLLDGLDEIAEPNRAKLAPVLEELRRNYRIGQLAVTCRTNDYERLPNKLRLFGAVHIRPLTREQVLDYFTTVGPALDGARAAIEHDDALWELVNSPLMLNVMVLAYQGREPEEVIARGVADLRRELFDTYICEVLARNRQTARQYDAKTAVRRLWCLAWWTRRRAGDRTAVPRWMVPDGWYGLSLPEVDYLTHAVCLPALFAALTAGVTLVMLAQYGVLAGLAVAGAALLLVHLLPHPWQKREGSGPDRVPLFALILFAGTAMTVAVTVAALGLVELLTAKPALVVEAAVVAGAYGVELIVFHNNRRRLLLGVRLAVVVVTSWVTLSLGDATAFACGVAIGLLVAQAIRMVKSLPTDHLPTTADKGWRMDPWVAGGAAVAFLVALVLGADLASPQLEAVAGIVVGTVAAKAWRRRPPVLAGPLSRLLHDSLLRWTGYLPWHRRAFLQYAADRHVLARTGRAQYSFIHLLVRDHLAECTPDELAAKVDRRITERAARTQAGSFRA; translated from the coding sequence ATGCGGGCACTGCTGCGTGGCGTCGTGCTCGTGGTGACTGTCTCGCTCGCCCTGGTGCTGCTGCCGATCGCGATCAACGTCGGCACCGGCGGCACCGCACCGGCCTTCCTCGAGCCGTACGTCGGATGGGTCTGGCCGGCGATCGGCGTGCTCTGGGTCGTCGCGGTCCTGACCGCCCTGTTCGAGGTCCGCGACCGCCGCCTGCCGACCATCTCCAACCGCGGCGCCGACCAGCCGCGCAACCGCCCCAACGCACTCGCCCGCATCGACCGGTACTTCTCCGAACGTCGGGCCGGTTCGCTCGCCGAGCGCACCCGCGTCGCCCTGGCCCTGGACGAGCATCCCGGCGTAGTGGTCCGTCCGTACGACCTGTTCGTCCAGCCGCTCGACAGCGCACCACGGCGCGTACCGAACGAAGCGGACATCGCAGGTGTCTTCGACGAGCTGCAGGACTCGATGCTGATCCTCGGCGCACCCGGTGCGGGCAAGACCACCCTGCTCCTCGACCTCGCCCGGAACCTCGCCAAGCAAGCACATGCCAACAAGGACCAGCCCATCCCGGTCCTGGTCGACCTGGCCGGCTGGACCGCGCAGTCGTCGCACCAGAACGACGACGAGCCCAGTGACAGCCCACTGGTCGCGGGCTTCGTCCGCTGGCTGCTGTACGAGCTCAACGACCGCTACGGCATCCCACCCGCTGTCGGACGCACCTGGCTGAGCAACGGCGAGCTGACCCTGCTGCTCGACGGACTGGACGAGATCGCCGAGCCGAACCGAGCCAAGCTCGCACCGGTCTTGGAGGAGCTCCGCCGCAACTACCGGATCGGCCAGCTCGCAGTCACGTGCCGAACGAACGACTACGAACGCCTCCCCAACAAGCTGCGACTGTTCGGCGCTGTGCACATCAGACCGCTCACGAGAGAACAGGTCCTCGACTACTTCACCACTGTCGGACCGGCACTCGACGGTGCGCGGGCTGCGATCGAGCACGACGACGCACTCTGGGAGCTCGTCAACTCGCCGCTGATGCTCAACGTGATGGTCCTCGCGTACCAGGGTCGAGAGCCGGAGGAGGTGATTGCCCGCGGCGTCGCCGACCTACGCCGGGAGCTCTTCGACACCTACATCTGCGAAGTCCTCGCCCGAAACCGCCAGACCGCGCGACAGTACGACGCGAAGACCGCCGTACGACGTCTGTGGTGTCTGGCCTGGTGGACTCGACGCCGTGCCGGTGACAGGACCGCCGTACCGCGGTGGATGGTGCCTGACGGGTGGTACGGGTTGTCACTGCCGGAGGTCGACTACCTGACGCACGCGGTGTGCCTGCCCGCGTTGTTCGCTGCACTGACTGCCGGCGTGACACTGGTGATGCTCGCGCAGTACGGCGTACTCGCCGGACTCGCAGTGGCGGGCGCTGCGCTGTTGCTCGTCCACCTGCTCCCACACCCCTGGCAGAAGCGCGAAGGGAGCGGGCCGGACCGCGTACCGCTCTTCGCCCTCATCTTGTTCGCAGGTACGGCGATGACTGTCGCCGTGACTGTCGCGGCGCTTGGACTGGTTGAACTGCTCACCGCCAAGCCCGCGCTCGTGGTCGAGGCCGCCGTGGTCGCCGGAGCCTACGGTGTCGAGCTGATCGTGTTCCACAACAACCGGCGGCGACTGCTCCTCGGCGTACGGCTGGCTGTGGTCGTGGTGACGAGCTGGGTCACCCTGAGCCTCGGCGACGCCACCGCCTTCGCCTGTGGGGTAGCGATCGGCCTGCTGGTTGCTCAGGCCATCCGGATGGTGAAGTCGCTGCCGACCGACCACCTCCCCACCACAGCCGACAAGGGGTGGCGGATGGACCCGTGGGTCGCTGGTGGGGCTGCTGTCGCGTTCCTGGTTGCACTGGTCTTAGGAGCCGACCTGGCGTCGCCGCAACTGGAGGCGGTCGCGGGGATCGTGGTTGGCACGGTCGCAGCGAAGGCGTGGCGTCGTCGTCCGCCTGTCCTCGCCGGCCCGCTGTCGCGGCTGCTGCACGACTCGCTACTCCGCTGGACCGGATACCTGCCGTGGCACCGCCGAGCCTTCCTGCAGTACGCCGCGGACCGCCACGTGCTGGCCCGCACCGGACGTGCGCAGTACTCGTTCATCCACCTGCTCGTCCGCGACCACCTGGCCGAGTGCACACCGGACGAGCTCGCAGCAAAGGTCGACCGTCGCATCACAGAACGCGCGGCTCGCACTCAAGCCGGTTCGTTCAGGGCGTAG
- a CDS encoding MFS transporter, which translates to MRKLRPIGLMATGHACVDIYQGCVPALVPFLVAERGLGYVAVSGITLAATLLSSVVQPVFGVLTDRRPLTWLIPIAMTTAGLGIALLGVGQSYWLMWLAAALSGLGVAAYHPEAARMARLVSGGSHVGMSWFSVGGNVGFALAPVLVTPIIAAGGLSLTPLLVVPALFGATITTWAVRSRTAVAVTRGHTEGTDDWPSFLRLSLIMICRSIVFVGLGTFIALYAGERVGGGTTTGGIALFILFAAGALGTLLGGRLATRYGRIRTLRTSYAVAVPAIACLVFVPGPAFFGFLAATAIAMSIPFSLHVTLGQDFLPGRVGTAGGMTLGLAVSIGGVATPVLATIAEHTSLRLALSPLIALVLCSSLIGYALNEPA; encoded by the coding sequence GTGCGGAAACTTCGACCGATCGGGCTGATGGCCACCGGCCACGCGTGCGTGGACATCTACCAGGGCTGCGTGCCGGCGCTCGTACCGTTCCTGGTCGCCGAGCGCGGCCTCGGGTACGTCGCTGTCTCCGGCATCACGTTGGCCGCGACCCTGCTGTCCTCGGTCGTCCAGCCCGTGTTCGGCGTACTGACCGATCGCCGCCCGCTGACCTGGCTGATCCCGATCGCGATGACCACCGCTGGACTCGGCATCGCCCTCCTCGGCGTCGGCCAGAGCTACTGGCTGATGTGGTTGGCAGCTGCGCTGTCCGGGCTCGGCGTCGCGGCGTACCACCCCGAGGCCGCCCGGATGGCCCGCCTCGTGAGCGGTGGCAGCCATGTCGGGATGAGCTGGTTCTCGGTCGGCGGGAACGTCGGGTTCGCGCTGGCTCCGGTCCTGGTCACACCGATCATCGCCGCGGGCGGGCTGTCGCTGACGCCACTACTCGTCGTACCGGCGCTGTTCGGCGCCACGATCACCACGTGGGCGGTCCGCTCGCGCACCGCCGTCGCAGTCACCCGCGGGCACACCGAAGGGACGGACGACTGGCCGTCGTTCCTGCGGTTGTCGCTGATCATGATCTGCCGGTCGATCGTGTTCGTCGGCCTCGGGACCTTCATCGCGCTGTACGCCGGCGAGCGGGTCGGCGGCGGTACGACGACCGGCGGGATCGCCCTGTTCATCCTCTTCGCCGCAGGCGCACTCGGCACGCTCCTCGGCGGCCGCCTCGCCACCCGCTACGGACGGATCCGCACACTGCGGACGTCGTACGCCGTCGCCGTACCAGCGATCGCCTGCCTGGTGTTCGTACCCGGGCCGGCGTTCTTCGGCTTTCTCGCGGCGACCGCGATCGCGATGTCGATCCCGTTCTCGCTGCATGTGACGCTGGGCCAGGACTTCCTCCCCGGCCGCGTCGGCACCGCGGGCGGCATGACTCTCGGCCTCGCCGTCAGCATCGGCGGCGTCGCCACCCCGGTCCTCGCCACGATCGCGGAGCACACCTCGCTGCGCCTCGCCCTCAGCCCACTGATCGCGTTGGTCTTGTGCAGCAGCCTGATCGGCTACGCCCTGAACGAACCGGCTTGA